One region of Mugil cephalus isolate CIBA_MC_2020 chromosome 17, CIBA_Mcephalus_1.1, whole genome shotgun sequence genomic DNA includes:
- the syne3 gene encoding nesprin-3 isoform X1, with protein sequence MTQQEQQEFTEKLETAFSWMRAIQERLKSNDNTQGPREALEARLRETEKIHQSAHEGQMKMELALVAADNLLQSTDEELRNQTHAKLKDLKNLWDETHTYITHCHSRIEWVWLHWSEYLKACEEFEVWLISRQRSLAVEVELQLGVKEKLWQLDQHRVVVSDVQGQAALLERLLDEASALYSRTQDPSLEPHALERLQEAYNDVRDGAEERLSQLQKIVEEHENYQSRVQKFQSWLLSKTKELTDLMEREDTAENRLKALQALDDSVACEEKTLQQIEGLVDAVKAKTSPAGGEMVIEEAEELRLGWQRLRQGLCEAEEGLHSSLDSQSQYMARCQQLGEDIGRLRVFLQGLDQELKGTHESREHTDHTEEQMVGQWRKYTGVRNTLAGEESQVDHLKTQLKELFRFSGDSRHLSDDVLAVVKEHQSVKCRATRLCSESESGLRNILQDPLLVYAQWSHKVSHVLEASAEVTDFSHTAMLVQNIERLLKDSVQLQERFSLLQVKRDLLDSVFGPERSDGLQGELSTAIKNRELLHTQLLQRKSRLEGLISRTKDLGNAFDQITSELGSFRDRLVIADGLHPDILTKRSQSDQFKVIQKELEDFQGQIMALETLISSSQSNRTQFEKLCCEWKHLHKEVTAKVLESKKNIEDHESFHDNLLNLEKWLMVMKQKMESFHSPSGEWSIKGRQYEAERELVEFPEKELHLQQLEVQGQGVLEKTSEEGQVHILRDLKRIRDAWLTLYNMHLNLHRLLNSSTDQTQSGVGEVHGEGSLLRKEEEGAVTGQAGFIQDQREGYTILPGKSNDNLIPSKTVSGHSYQEDENDSFDYSLPSRAVDSATGRPESEKPTEGESGALDGDGGAESSTLASYDVEGRMDSKEDSMEARKGTSVRFRGDSGKKSSMTAIKHTTESKSHYESRRQMFEDWLSKENELLSGLLNTKESALSAKEVKMRQDTLKALRARVSWGQEMFQQLLQESQDIDTGSESAEDMGLEELRYRWILYKSKLKNMGGIKAKTSTKQKPGLLQRVCRLALPLWLLLLALLLLAFLLPLMDEGSSCSLSNNFARSFNIMLRYDGPPPT encoded by the exons ATGacacagcaggagcagcaggagttCACGGAAAAGCTGGAGACAGCCTTCTCGTGGATGCGGGCCATCCAGGAGAGACTAAAGAGCAATGACAATACCCAGGGTCCCCGTGAGGCCCTGGAGGCCAGACTGAGGGAGACAGAG AAAATCCATCAGTCTGCACATGAAGGTCAGATGAAGATGGAGTTAGCACTGGTGGCAGCAGACAACCTTTTGCAGAGTACAGATGAAGAGCTGAGGAACCAAACCCACGCTAAACTCAAAGATCTGAAAAACTTGTGGGATGAGACCCATACATATATCACCCACTGTCACAG TCGCATTGAGTGGGTGTGGCTTCACTGGAGCGAGTACCTCAAGGCCTGTGAAGAGTTTGAAGTGTGGCTGATAAGCAGACAGCGCAGCCTGGCAGTTGAAGTGGAGCTACAACTGGGAGTTAAAGAGAAGCTTTGGCAGTTGGATCAGCACAGGGTGGTGGTGAGCGATGTACAAGGCCAGGCGGCGCTTCTAGAGAGGTTGCTAGATGAGGCATCTGCACTGTACAGTCGAACTCAGGACCCCAGTCTAGAACCCCATGCCTTGGAGAGACTGCAGGAGGCCTATAATGATGTCCGAGATGGAGCTGAG GAGCGCCTGTCACAGCTTCAGAAGATTGTTGAGGAGCACGAAAACTACCAAAGCCGTGTTCAGAAGTTCCAGTCCTGGCTGCTGTCAAAAACTAAAGAACTGACTGATCTGATGGAGAGGGAGGATACAGCAGAGAACAGGCTCAAAGCCTTACAA gcTCTGGATGACAGCGTTGCCTGTGAGGAGAAAACCCTACAGCAAATTGAAGGCTTGGTGGATGCTGTCAAGGCCAAGACATCTCCTGCTGGTGGGGAGATGGTTatagaggaggcggaggagttGAGGCTGGGTTGGCAGAGGTTGAGGCAGGGCCTGTGTGAAGCGGAAGAGGGCCTGCATTCCAGCCTGGACTCCCAGAGTCAATACATGGCCAGGTGCCAGCAGCTGGGAGAAGACATTGGCCGCCTGAGGGTGTTTCTGCAGGGGCTGGACCAGGAACTGAAGGGGACCCACGAGTCCAGGGAGCACACTGACCACACTGAAGAACAGATGGTGGGCCAGTGGAGGAAATACACG gGTGTGAGGAATACTCTCGCGGGGGAGGAATCTCAAGTGGACCATCTTAAGACTCAGCTCAAAGAACTCTTCAGATTCTCCGGGGACTCACGCCATCTTTCTGATGATGTCCTGGCTGTTGTCAAAGAGCATCAGAG TGTGAAATGTCGAGCAACCAGGCTGTGTTCAGAGTCAGAGTCGGGGCTGAGAAACATACTTCAAGACCCGTTGCTGGTGTATGCCCAGTGGAGCCACAAGGTGTCGCATGTGTTGGAGGCTTCTGCTGAGGTCACCGACTTCTCTCACACTGCCATGTTGGTCCAGAACATAGAG CGTCTGCTGAAGGACAGTGTCCAGTTACAAGAACGCTTCAGCCTGCTGCAGGTAAAGAGGGACCTGCTGGACTCTGTGTTTGGTCCTGAGAGATCTGATGGTCTGCAAGGAGAGCTGAGCACTGCCATTAAGAACAGAGAGCTGCTGCACactcagctgctgcagaggaagagcAGGCTAGAG GGCCTAATTTCAAGAACCAAGGACTTAGGTAATGCCTTTGATCAGATTACATCCGAACTGGGCAGTTTCAGGGATCGACTGGTGATAGCTGATGGCCTTCACCCTGACATTCTTACCAAAAGAAGCCAGTCAGACCAGTTCAAG GTAATCCAGAAGGAGCTAGAGGACTTTCAAGGCCAAATTATGGCACTGGAAACTCTGATCTCCTCTAGTCAGAGCAATAGAACGCAGTTTGAGAAGCTTTGTTGTGAATGGAAGCATCTGCACAAGGAAGTCACT gcAAAAGTGCTTGAGAGTAAAAAGAACATTGAAGACCACGAAAGCTTCCATGACAACCTGCTGAACCTGGAGAAGTGGCTGATGGTCATGAAGCAGAAGATGGAGTCCTTCCACAGCCCCTCAGGAGAGTGGAGCATAAAGGGCCGCCAGTATGAAGcggag AGAGAACTCGTGGAATTCCCAGAGAAGGAGCTTCATCTGCAGCAGTTGGAAGTTCAGGGTCAGGGAGTTTTGGAGAAGACTTCAGAGGAGGGACAAGTCCATATTCTGCGAGACTTGAAGCGCATAAGAGACGCATGGTTGACACTGTACAACATGCATCTCAACCTTCACAG GCTGCTGAACAGCTCCACAGACCAGACACAGTCTGGTGTAGGAGAGGTTCATGGAGAAGGAAGCCTGctgagaaaggaggaagagggtgCAGTGACAGGGCAGGCTGGGTTCATTCAGGACCAAAGGGAAGGCTACACCATATTGCCTGGAAAAAGCAATGACAATCTAATCCCATCTAAGACGGTCAGTGGCCACTCCTAccaagaagatgaaaatgattCCTTTGACTATAGCCTTCCCAGCAGAGCAGTAGATTCTGCTACTGGAAGACCTGAGAGTGAAAAGCCAACAGAAGGTGAGAGCGGAGCcttggatggagatggaggagcagaATCGTCCACACTGGCCAGCTATGATGTGGAAGGAAGAATGGACTCCAAAGAAGACAGCATGGAAGCAAGGAAAGGAACATCTGTGCGGTTCAGAGGGGACTCGGGCAAGAAGTCATCGATgacagcaataaaacacacaacg GAAAGTAAATCACACTATGAGTCCAGGAGGCAGATGTTTGAGGACTGGCTGTCCAAAGAGAATGAGCTTCTCTCAGGGCTACTTAATACCAAGGAATCAGCGCTCAGTGCCAAAGAGGTCAAAATGAGACAGGATACGCTCAAG GCTCTGAGAGCCAGGGTAAGCTGGGGTCAGGAGATGTTTCAGCAGTTGCTCCAAGAGAGTCAGGACATTGATACTGGCTCTGAATCAGCTGAGGATATGGGCCTGGAAGAACTTCGCTACCGTTGGATTCTCTACAAGTCGAAACTTAAAAATATGGGAGGCATCAAGGCTAAGACAAGTACCAAG
- the syne3 gene encoding nesprin-3 isoform X2 has product MTQQEQQEFTEKLETAFSWMRAIQERLKSNDNTQGPREALEARLRETEKIHQSAHEGQMKMELALVAADNLLQSTDEELRNQTHAKLKDLKNLWDETHTYITHCHSRIEWVWLHWSEYLKACEEFEVWLISRQRSLAVEVELQLGVKEKLWQLDQHRVVVSDVQGQAALLERLLDEASALYSRTQDPSLEPHALERLQEAYNDVRDGAEERLSQLQKIVEEHENYQSRVQKFQSWLLSKTKELTDLMEREDTAENRLKALQALDDSVACEEKTLQQIEGLVDAVKAKTSPAGGEMVIEEAEELRLGWQRLRQGLCEAEEGLHSSLDSQSQYMARCQQLGEDIGRLRVFLQGLDQELKGTHESREHTDHTEEQMVGQWRKYTGVRNTLAGEESQVDHLKTQLKELFRFSGDSRHLSDDVLAVVKEHQSVKCRATRLCSESESGLRNILQDPLLVYAQWSHKVSHVLEASAEVTDFSHTAMLVQNIERLLKDSVQLQERFSLLQVKRDLLDSVFGPERSDGLQGELSTAIKNRELLHTQLLQRKSRLEGLISRTKDLGNAFDQITSELGSFRDRLVIADGLHPDILTKRSQSDQFKVIQKELEDFQGQIMALETLISSSQSNRTQFEKLCCEWKHLHKEVTAKVLESKKNIEDHESFHDNLLNLEKWLMVMKQKMESFHSPSGEWSIKGRQYEAERELVEFPEKELHLQQLEVQGQGVLEKTSEEGQVHILRDLKRIRDAWLTLYNMHLNLHRLLNSSTDQTQSGVGEVHGEGSLLRKEEEGAVTGQAGFIQDQREGYTILPGKSNDNLIPSKTVSGHSYQEDENDSFDYSLPSRAVDSATGRPESEKPTEGESGALDGDGGAESSTLASYDVEGRMDSKEDSMEARKGTSVRFRGDSGKKSSMTAIKHTTESKSHYESRRQMFEDWLSKENELLSGLLNTKESALSAKEVKMRQDTLKALRARVSWGQEMFQQLLQESQDIDTGSESAEDMGLEELRYRWILYKSKLKNMGGIKAKTSTKKPGLLQRVCRLALPLWLLLLALLLLAFLLPLMDEGSSCSLSNNFARSFNIMLRYDGPPPT; this is encoded by the exons ATGacacagcaggagcagcaggagttCACGGAAAAGCTGGAGACAGCCTTCTCGTGGATGCGGGCCATCCAGGAGAGACTAAAGAGCAATGACAATACCCAGGGTCCCCGTGAGGCCCTGGAGGCCAGACTGAGGGAGACAGAG AAAATCCATCAGTCTGCACATGAAGGTCAGATGAAGATGGAGTTAGCACTGGTGGCAGCAGACAACCTTTTGCAGAGTACAGATGAAGAGCTGAGGAACCAAACCCACGCTAAACTCAAAGATCTGAAAAACTTGTGGGATGAGACCCATACATATATCACCCACTGTCACAG TCGCATTGAGTGGGTGTGGCTTCACTGGAGCGAGTACCTCAAGGCCTGTGAAGAGTTTGAAGTGTGGCTGATAAGCAGACAGCGCAGCCTGGCAGTTGAAGTGGAGCTACAACTGGGAGTTAAAGAGAAGCTTTGGCAGTTGGATCAGCACAGGGTGGTGGTGAGCGATGTACAAGGCCAGGCGGCGCTTCTAGAGAGGTTGCTAGATGAGGCATCTGCACTGTACAGTCGAACTCAGGACCCCAGTCTAGAACCCCATGCCTTGGAGAGACTGCAGGAGGCCTATAATGATGTCCGAGATGGAGCTGAG GAGCGCCTGTCACAGCTTCAGAAGATTGTTGAGGAGCACGAAAACTACCAAAGCCGTGTTCAGAAGTTCCAGTCCTGGCTGCTGTCAAAAACTAAAGAACTGACTGATCTGATGGAGAGGGAGGATACAGCAGAGAACAGGCTCAAAGCCTTACAA gcTCTGGATGACAGCGTTGCCTGTGAGGAGAAAACCCTACAGCAAATTGAAGGCTTGGTGGATGCTGTCAAGGCCAAGACATCTCCTGCTGGTGGGGAGATGGTTatagaggaggcggaggagttGAGGCTGGGTTGGCAGAGGTTGAGGCAGGGCCTGTGTGAAGCGGAAGAGGGCCTGCATTCCAGCCTGGACTCCCAGAGTCAATACATGGCCAGGTGCCAGCAGCTGGGAGAAGACATTGGCCGCCTGAGGGTGTTTCTGCAGGGGCTGGACCAGGAACTGAAGGGGACCCACGAGTCCAGGGAGCACACTGACCACACTGAAGAACAGATGGTGGGCCAGTGGAGGAAATACACG gGTGTGAGGAATACTCTCGCGGGGGAGGAATCTCAAGTGGACCATCTTAAGACTCAGCTCAAAGAACTCTTCAGATTCTCCGGGGACTCACGCCATCTTTCTGATGATGTCCTGGCTGTTGTCAAAGAGCATCAGAG TGTGAAATGTCGAGCAACCAGGCTGTGTTCAGAGTCAGAGTCGGGGCTGAGAAACATACTTCAAGACCCGTTGCTGGTGTATGCCCAGTGGAGCCACAAGGTGTCGCATGTGTTGGAGGCTTCTGCTGAGGTCACCGACTTCTCTCACACTGCCATGTTGGTCCAGAACATAGAG CGTCTGCTGAAGGACAGTGTCCAGTTACAAGAACGCTTCAGCCTGCTGCAGGTAAAGAGGGACCTGCTGGACTCTGTGTTTGGTCCTGAGAGATCTGATGGTCTGCAAGGAGAGCTGAGCACTGCCATTAAGAACAGAGAGCTGCTGCACactcagctgctgcagaggaagagcAGGCTAGAG GGCCTAATTTCAAGAACCAAGGACTTAGGTAATGCCTTTGATCAGATTACATCCGAACTGGGCAGTTTCAGGGATCGACTGGTGATAGCTGATGGCCTTCACCCTGACATTCTTACCAAAAGAAGCCAGTCAGACCAGTTCAAG GTAATCCAGAAGGAGCTAGAGGACTTTCAAGGCCAAATTATGGCACTGGAAACTCTGATCTCCTCTAGTCAGAGCAATAGAACGCAGTTTGAGAAGCTTTGTTGTGAATGGAAGCATCTGCACAAGGAAGTCACT gcAAAAGTGCTTGAGAGTAAAAAGAACATTGAAGACCACGAAAGCTTCCATGACAACCTGCTGAACCTGGAGAAGTGGCTGATGGTCATGAAGCAGAAGATGGAGTCCTTCCACAGCCCCTCAGGAGAGTGGAGCATAAAGGGCCGCCAGTATGAAGcggag AGAGAACTCGTGGAATTCCCAGAGAAGGAGCTTCATCTGCAGCAGTTGGAAGTTCAGGGTCAGGGAGTTTTGGAGAAGACTTCAGAGGAGGGACAAGTCCATATTCTGCGAGACTTGAAGCGCATAAGAGACGCATGGTTGACACTGTACAACATGCATCTCAACCTTCACAG GCTGCTGAACAGCTCCACAGACCAGACACAGTCTGGTGTAGGAGAGGTTCATGGAGAAGGAAGCCTGctgagaaaggaggaagagggtgCAGTGACAGGGCAGGCTGGGTTCATTCAGGACCAAAGGGAAGGCTACACCATATTGCCTGGAAAAAGCAATGACAATCTAATCCCATCTAAGACGGTCAGTGGCCACTCCTAccaagaagatgaaaatgattCCTTTGACTATAGCCTTCCCAGCAGAGCAGTAGATTCTGCTACTGGAAGACCTGAGAGTGAAAAGCCAACAGAAGGTGAGAGCGGAGCcttggatggagatggaggagcagaATCGTCCACACTGGCCAGCTATGATGTGGAAGGAAGAATGGACTCCAAAGAAGACAGCATGGAAGCAAGGAAAGGAACATCTGTGCGGTTCAGAGGGGACTCGGGCAAGAAGTCATCGATgacagcaataaaacacacaacg GAAAGTAAATCACACTATGAGTCCAGGAGGCAGATGTTTGAGGACTGGCTGTCCAAAGAGAATGAGCTTCTCTCAGGGCTACTTAATACCAAGGAATCAGCGCTCAGTGCCAAAGAGGTCAAAATGAGACAGGATACGCTCAAG GCTCTGAGAGCCAGGGTAAGCTGGGGTCAGGAGATGTTTCAGCAGTTGCTCCAAGAGAGTCAGGACATTGATACTGGCTCTGAATCAGCTGAGGATATGGGCCTGGAAGAACTTCGCTACCGTTGGATTCTCTACAAGTCGAAACTTAAAAATATGGGAGGCATCAAGGCTAAGACAAGTACCAAG